A region from the Aegilops tauschii subsp. strangulata cultivar AL8/78 chromosome 5, Aet v6.0, whole genome shotgun sequence genome encodes:
- the LOC109732838 gene encoding type I inositol polyphosphate 5-phosphatase 4: MREEINKKSKVSWSKSLVRKWFNIKGKAQDFHADYDATTQGRDGGDERRTSCSQRDAGAAKKSRTDRSLKRNVDRVRRSRNEFDVSRLTEAQDYRIFASTWNVGGKCPSRGLDLDDWLHSSPPADIYVLGFQEIVPLNAGNVLGTEDNVPAKKWVSLIRRTLNKNPEPSSHGGYRTPSPVPDPVVELDADFEGSLRRQDSSSFFHRRSFQNLSRSLRVSGNDMFSQPRLDRRFSVCDPVNIGGRPSDFDGNFQCIGSPGDEYMDEDTSNGAYFSPFPYGYGTSTPMEEDDEQPNTSRYCLVASKQMVGIFLTVWVRSEIRNDIRNLKVSCVGRGLMGYLGNKGSISISMSLHHTTFCFVCCHLTSGEKEGDELRRNSDVMEILRKTRFPRVRGCGDVKSPETILEHDRILWLGDLNYRISLPYSSAKVLVETHNWRQLLERDQLRIERRCGHVFPGWKEGRIYFPPTYKYSFNSDRYSGYGVRPKEKRRTPAWCDRILWHGTGLIQLSYVRGESRFSDHRPVYSIFMAEVEILQQRRRNMGYFSSRVEVEELLPYSHSHGNLKFY; encoded by the exons ATGAGGGAGGAGATTAACAAGAAAAGCAAG GTCTCCTGGTCCAAATCCCTCGTCAGGAAGTGGTTCAACATCAAGGGCAAGGCGCAGGATTTCCACGCGGATTACGACGCCACCACCCAAG GACGGGATGGTGGTGATGAACGGAGGACCAGCTGCTCGCAGAGGGACGCAGGCGCTGCCAAGAAAAGCAGAACTG ATCGGTCGTTGAAGCGGAATGTCGATCGCGTTCGTAGATCAAGGAATGAATTTGATGTGTCACGCCTGACGGAAGCTCAAGATTACAG AATCTTTGCCTCGACGTGGAATGTTGGTGGTAAATGCCCATCAAGGGGGTTAGATTTAGATGACTGGCTCCACTCTTCACCTCCTGCTGATATCTATGTGCTTGG ATTTCAAGAAATTGTTCCTTTGAATGCTGGAAATGTTCTTGGTACCGAAGACAATGTTCCAGCAAAGAAGTGGGTATCACTTATTAGGAGGACACTGAACAAGAACCCTGAGCCTAGCAGTCATGGTGGCTATCGCACGCCATCCCCTGTCCCTGATCCGGTTGTGGAACTAGATGCTGATTTTGAGGGATCATTGAGAAGACAGGATAGCTCATCATTTTTCCACCGGCGATCATTCCAGAACCTTAGTCGGAGTTTAAGGGTTTCAGGAAATGATATGTTCTCACAACCAAGATTGGACCGTAGGTTTAGTGTGTGTGACCCAGTTAACATTGGAGGCCGACCAAGTGATTTTGATGGAAATTTCCAGTGTATCGGATCACCAGGCGATGAATATATGGACGAGGATACAAGTAATGGAGCATATTTTTCACCATTCCCATATGGCTATGGTACTTCAACACCTAtggaagaagatgatgagcaaccAAATACTTCTAG GTATTGTTTGGTTGCCAGCAAACAGATGGTTGGTATATTTCTCACAGTTTGGGTACGCAGTGAAATCAGAAATGATATTAGAAACCTGAAAGTTTCCTGTGTAGGTAGAGGATTAATGGGTTATCTTGGAAATAAG GGTTCTATATCAATAAGCATGTCTTTGCATCATACAACCTTCTGTTTTGTCTGTTGTCATTTGACCTCTGGCGAAAAGGAGGGAGATGAATTGCGCAGAAATTCTGATGTCATGGAGATCTTGAGGAAGACAAGGTTTCCTCGTGTCCGCGGATGTGGTGATGTGAAGTCACCAGAAACAATTCTTGAGCATGA CCGTATCTTATGGCTTGGTGATTTGAATTACCGGATTTCTCTTCCATACTCGTCAGCAAAAGTTCTGGTTGAAACACATAACTGGAGGCAACTCTTGGAGAGAGATCAG CTTCGTATAGAACGGAGATGCGGACATGTTTTCCCGGGATGGAAAGAAGGAAGGATTTATTTTCCTCCAACATATAAATACTCTTTCAACTCAGACCGGTATTCTGGTTATGGTGTGCGTCCCAAGGAAAAGAGGCGAACGCCAGCTTG GTGTGATCGTATTTTGTGGCATGGTACCGGCCTCATTCAGTTATCATATGTCCGAGGAGAATCACGCTTCTCCGACCACAGACCAGTGTACAGTATTTTCATGGCGGAGGTTGAAATTCTCCAACAGAGGAGAAGAAATATGGGCTATTTCAGCTCTAGAGTTGAGGTGGAAGAGCTGTTGCCATATTCTCACAGCCATGGAAACTTAAAGTTCTACTAG